Proteins encoded by one window of Mucilaginibacter inviolabilis:
- the eno gene encoding phosphopyruvate hydratase — protein MSLIIDVHARQILDSRGNPTVEVEVLTENGALGRAAVPSGASTGAHEAVELRDNDKSKYMGKGVLKAVANVNDIIAPELKGIDVFEQNAIDAIMIEIDGTENKGKLGANAILGVSLAVAKAAAQESRQPLYRYIGGVNANTLPIPMMNIINGGSHSDAPIAFQEFMIMPVGAPSFSEALRWGTEVFHNLKKILHDRGLSTAVGDEGGFAPTFDSTEDAVETVLKAIEKAGYKAGEDIFLAFDCAASEFYKDGKYDYTKFEGEKGAIRTSAEQVEYLAELASKYPVISIEDGMHEDDWAGWKLLTEKLGAKVQLVGDDLFVTNTTRLQKGITEGIANSILVKVNQIGSLTETINAVSLAQTNGYTSVMSHRSGETEDATIADLAVALNCGQIKTGSASRSDRIAKYNQLLRIEEELGSNAKFIGKNFKFYKK, from the coding sequence ATGAGCTTAATAATTGACGTACACGCCCGCCAGATCTTAGATTCGCGCGGTAATCCCACTGTGGAGGTAGAAGTTTTAACCGAGAACGGCGCTTTAGGTCGTGCTGCTGTACCATCAGGTGCATCAACCGGTGCGCACGAAGCTGTTGAACTTCGCGATAACGATAAATCAAAATACATGGGTAAAGGCGTTTTAAAAGCCGTTGCCAACGTAAATGACATCATTGCACCTGAATTGAAAGGTATTGATGTTTTTGAACAAAATGCTATCGACGCGATCATGATCGAGATTGATGGTACTGAGAACAAAGGAAAATTGGGCGCTAACGCCATTTTAGGTGTTTCTTTAGCAGTTGCTAAAGCTGCAGCTCAGGAAAGTCGTCAGCCTTTATACCGCTATATTGGTGGTGTAAACGCTAATACTTTACCTATCCCAATGATGAATATCATCAACGGTGGTTCTCACTCTGATGCGCCTATCGCGTTTCAGGAATTTATGATCATGCCGGTTGGCGCACCATCTTTTTCTGAAGCATTACGCTGGGGTACTGAAGTATTTCATAACTTGAAAAAGATTTTGCATGACCGTGGTCTTTCTACCGCTGTAGGTGACGAAGGTGGTTTCGCGCCAACCTTTGATAGCACCGAAGATGCTGTTGAAACCGTTTTAAAAGCTATTGAAAAGGCAGGTTACAAAGCTGGCGAAGATATTTTCCTGGCATTTGACTGTGCTGCTTCTGAGTTTTACAAAGATGGCAAATACGATTATACCAAGTTTGAAGGCGAAAAAGGTGCCATCCGCACCAGCGCCGAGCAGGTAGAATATTTAGCTGAATTAGCATCTAAATACCCTGTAATTTCGATTGAAGATGGTATGCACGAAGATGATTGGGCTGGCTGGAAATTATTAACCGAAAAATTAGGTGCCAAAGTACAATTAGTAGGCGACGATTTATTTGTAACCAACACCACCCGTTTACAAAAAGGTATCACCGAAGGTATTGCCAACTCTATCCTGGTAAAAGTAAACCAGATAGGTTCATTAACCGAAACTATCAACGCGGTAAGTTTAGCTCAAACAAATGGCTACACTTCTGTAATGAGCCATCGTTCTGGCGAAACTGAAGACGCTACCATCGCCGATCTTGCTGTAGCTTTAAATTGCGGTCAGATCAAAACCGGTTCTGCTTCACGTTCAGATAGGATCGCGAAATACAACCAGTTATTACGCATCGAAGAAGAATTAGGCAGCAATGCAAAATTCATCGGCAAGAATTTCAAATTCTACAAAAAATAA
- the lspA gene encoding signal peptidase II → MNKKWVLRALAIVLILVADIGLDRITKNYIRHNFRYYEEILPFKNNLHYLITRVENTGAFLSLGDSLGNPWRFMLLSLMPAAVLLFGLTYIIIKTNLHKLTVLGIILVLAGGIGNLYDRWVYGSVTDFMLIKYPWFKTGVFNVADVSIMIGVGLLLIQSFLNDRKSSNKKSENNPEKVTA, encoded by the coding sequence ATGAATAAAAAATGGGTTTTGAGGGCTCTGGCCATAGTGTTGATCCTGGTTGCCGATATCGGTTTAGACAGGATTACTAAAAACTATATACGCCATAATTTTCGTTACTACGAAGAGATACTGCCTTTCAAAAATAATCTCCATTACCTCATTACCCGAGTAGAGAATACGGGTGCCTTTTTAAGCCTCGGCGATTCGTTGGGTAACCCTTGGCGGTTTATGCTGCTTTCATTGATGCCGGCGGCTGTACTGTTATTTGGCCTTACTTATATCATTATAAAAACCAACCTGCATAAGCTAACTGTTCTGGGTATTATCCTGGTATTGGCAGGTGGTATAGGCAATCTTTACGACCGTTGGGTTTATGGTAGTGTAACCGATTTTATGCTTATCAAATATCCCTGGTTTAAAACAGGAGTATTCAACGTGGCCGATGTCTCTATCATGATAGGAGTGGGTTTGTTACTGATCCAATCATTTTTGAACGACCGGAAATCTTCCAATAAAAAATCTGAAAATAACCCGGAAAAAGTAACCGCTTAA
- a CDS encoding DEAD/DEAH box helicase, which yields MSFENLNLIEPLLKALKTEGYTSPTPIQAQAIPIVLQRRDLLGCAQTGTGKTAAFALPILQLLHQDRQQHKEQKTIKALILTPTRELAIQIAESFTAYGKHTGLKNLVIFGGVSQNPQVDALRRGVDILIATPGRLLDLVNQRYVHLEHVKMLILDEADRMLDMGFVHDVKKIITKVPAKRQTLFFSATMPKEIQQLADSILTDPEKIEVTPVSSTADTIQQSLFYVDKGDKKSLLIHILKDKNIKTALVFTRTKHGADKVVKDLVRAGITAEAIHGNKSQNARQRALTNFKNRTTRVLIATDIAARGIDIDELTHVINYEIPNIPETYVHRIGRTGRAGASGIALSFCDEDEIEFLKDIHKLIAKEIPVEEAHPYPLSPVAIAAGMGAKKGTANANLRKGSSGGRSGGGNKRRGGNGGGGNRSGGGNRSGGGNSRGGSNKPGGGSGMSGASRSSGR from the coding sequence ATGTCATTCGAAAATTTAAATTTAATTGAGCCTTTATTAAAGGCTTTAAAAACCGAGGGATATACCTCACCAACCCCTATACAGGCGCAAGCAATACCTATTGTATTGCAACGCCGCGACCTTTTAGGTTGTGCGCAAACCGGTACCGGTAAAACCGCTGCCTTTGCACTACCTATTTTACAATTGTTACACCAGGACAGGCAGCAGCACAAAGAACAAAAGACTATTAAGGCGCTTATCCTTACACCAACCCGCGAGCTGGCTATCCAGATTGCCGAAAGTTTTACCGCTTATGGTAAACATACCGGCTTAAAAAATCTGGTTATTTTTGGTGGTGTTTCGCAAAACCCACAAGTTGACGCTTTAAGGCGCGGTGTGGATATCCTGATAGCCACTCCTGGTCGTTTGCTCGACCTGGTTAATCAGCGCTATGTACACCTGGAGCACGTAAAAATGCTGATCCTGGATGAAGCCGACCGTATGCTGGATATGGGTTTTGTGCATGATGTTAAAAAGATCATCACTAAAGTACCTGCTAAAAGGCAAACCCTGTTCTTTTCGGCTACTATGCCTAAAGAGATCCAGCAACTGGCCGATAGTATCCTGACCGATCCTGAAAAAATTGAAGTTACCCCGGTTTCTTCCACAGCCGATACCATACAGCAGTCGCTTTTTTATGTAGATAAAGGCGATAAAAAATCATTGCTGATCCACATCCTCAAGGATAAAAATATTAAAACGGCCCTGGTATTTACCCGTACCAAACACGGTGCCGATAAGGTGGTGAAAGACCTGGTGCGTGCCGGTATTACTGCCGAGGCCATCCACGGTAATAAATCACAAAATGCACGTCAGCGGGCATTGACCAATTTCAAAAACCGCACAACACGTGTACTGATTGCTACCGATATTGCTGCCCGCGGTATTGATATCGACGAGCTGACCCACGTAATCAACTACGAGATCCCTAACATTCCCGAAACCTATGTACACCGTATTGGCCGTACCGGCCGTGCTGGGGCAAGCGGTATCGCGCTTTCTTTTTGCGATGAGGATGAAATAGAATTTTTAAAGGACATCCACAAGCTGATAGCCAAAGAGATCCCTGTTGAAGAAGCACATCCTTACCCGCTTAGTCCGGTGGCTATAGCCGCTGGCATGGGCGCTAAAAAAGGGACGGCTAATGCCAATTTACGTAAGGGCTCATCAGGTGGCCGGAGCGGTGGCGGTAACAAACGTCGTGGCGGAAATGGTGGAGGCGGTAATCGCTCAGGTGGTGGTAATCGCTCAGGTGGCGGCAATAGTCGTGGCGGTAGCAACAAGCCAGGCGGCGGAAGCGGCATGAGCGGGGCCAGCAGATCATCAGGAAGATAA
- a CDS encoding ABC transporter permease, which yields MNPKPYSNTKATLAIAKASFRSILRSPSAVVFTLAFPLIFIIVFANIGGGGVTVDVGVAKTCDTLSPVYQALKNVKVVHLVKDQSTEEMNMNLSKGSIDAIINIQKNSTRPPFTVNVEYTKASAEKGNILRSVLSNIYYNINNNAQINTPPVAEIRETTIQGREYKYIDFILPGQLGFSLLSSGVFGTAFVFLSLRLTLVIKRFFATPVKRYSIVLGEALARMTFSLLGSLFIILVGHYMFGFTLVHGVTTVLNMLVLSAIGLIIFMGFGFTISGIAKNESTVPPLSNIITLPQFLLSGTFFSVTAFPKWLQGISNVLPLTHLNNAMRKVAFEGAGLGDVTHQLFILLIWFVIIYAVAVKTFKWE from the coding sequence ATGAACCCAAAACCATACAGCAATACAAAAGCAACACTGGCGATAGCTAAGGCCAGTTTCCGGTCGATACTGCGCAGCCCTTCGGCAGTGGTATTTACTTTGGCTTTCCCTTTGATATTTATTATCGTTTTTGCAAACATTGGCGGCGGCGGTGTTACAGTTGACGTAGGAGTGGCCAAAACCTGCGATACGCTTAGTCCGGTTTATCAGGCATTGAAAAATGTGAAAGTGGTTCACCTGGTAAAGGATCAGTCGACAGAGGAAATGAATATGAACCTGTCAAAAGGAAGTATTGATGCTATTATTAATATACAAAAAAATAGCACCAGGCCACCATTTACGGTTAATGTAGAGTATACTAAGGCATCTGCCGAAAAGGGGAATATCCTGCGGTCGGTACTCAGTAATATTTATTACAACATCAATAATAATGCGCAGATCAATACCCCGCCGGTGGCCGAGATCAGGGAAACCACGATACAAGGGCGCGAGTATAAATACATTGATTTTATATTGCCCGGGCAGTTGGGTTTCTCATTGTTAAGTAGCGGTGTTTTTGGTACGGCATTCGTATTCCTGAGCTTACGTTTAACTTTGGTGATTAAACGTTTTTTTGCTACACCGGTTAAGCGCTATAGTATAGTATTAGGTGAGGCATTAGCCAGAATGACGTTCTCGTTACTGGGCTCTTTGTTCATTATTCTGGTTGGTCACTATATGTTTGGTTTCACCCTGGTACACGGCGTAACAACGGTGCTCAATATGCTGGTACTCTCGGCTATTGGACTCATTATTTTTATGGGTTTTGGCTTTACTATATCAGGCATCGCCAAAAATGAAAGCACGGTGCCTCCGCTATCGAACATTATAACCCTGCCACAATTTTTGCTGTCGGGTACGTTCTTTTCTGTCACAGCCTTTCCGAAGTGGTTACAGGGAATCAGCAATGTGCTGCCGCTAACTCACCTTAATAATGCTATGCGCAAAGTTGCCTTTGAGGGTGCTGGTTTAGGCGATGTTACCCATCAGTTGTTTATATTGCTGATATGGTTTGTAATTATATACGCTGTTGCCGTTAAAACCTTTAAATGGGAATAG
- a CDS encoding TonB-dependent receptor: MNIVHNKDIGTKQKALAINLDPSIYGSFAEIGAGQEVAANFFKAGASSGTIAKTMSAYDMIFSDAIYGVQQTRRYVSESRLISMLDHEYGLLIERLAALRGDNTTFFAFSDTFSALNYHKTNEGHGWMGVRFQLEPNGEYNDVVIHVKLLDNDNILQQQAAGILGVNLIYACFYYHEIAPVFLLSLIDNLSRDRIQIDMISFEGPDFRKVDNRLMSLHLVKFGFSDAAVFGPDGKNLQPTEALYKKHAVVIRGRFRPVINVHIDMLTQGVKQFLQEPDVDKNNVIVVTELTLQSLKERDADLNAEIDEKDFLDRVDILCSLGQTVLISNFHEYYKLVAYLSKITKLKMGVVLGYPNLEYIFSEEHYQDLPGGILESFATLFSRKVKLFIYPTLRDGVIWNCLKFSLPSHLIDLFRYLIANNKIEDIRHFNENNLNVETDNVLQLIKQGATGWEEYVPAEVATMIKERHLFGYPVASDEAKQDQPAANEDSGAVKDIA, from the coding sequence ATGAATATCGTTCATAATAAGGATATTGGGACAAAACAAAAAGCGCTTGCCATTAACCTCGACCCTTCAATTTATGGTTCCTTTGCCGAAATTGGCGCAGGGCAGGAGGTAGCTGCTAACTTTTTCAAAGCCGGTGCATCATCAGGCACAATAGCCAAAACCATGTCGGCTTATGACATGATTTTTTCTGATGCTATTTACGGAGTACAGCAAACACGCCGCTATGTAAGTGAATCGCGGTTGATATCTATGCTCGACCATGAGTATGGGCTGTTGATTGAACGTTTGGCCGCACTACGTGGCGATAACACAACCTTTTTTGCTTTTTCAGATACTTTTTCGGCCCTCAACTATCATAAAACAAATGAGGGACATGGCTGGATGGGGGTTCGTTTCCAGCTGGAGCCCAATGGCGAATATAACGATGTGGTAATCCACGTAAAGCTATTAGATAATGATAACATTCTGCAGCAGCAGGCGGCTGGCATATTGGGTGTTAACCTGATATATGCCTGCTTTTATTATCACGAAATAGCTCCCGTGTTTTTGCTTTCGCTGATAGATAACCTGTCAAGAGATCGTATCCAGATAGATATGATCAGCTTTGAAGGACCGGATTTCCGGAAAGTAGATAACCGTTTAATGAGTCTGCACCTGGTTAAGTTTGGATTTTCTGATGCAGCTGTATTTGGTCCTGATGGTAAAAATCTGCAACCTACAGAGGCATTATATAAAAAGCATGCAGTAGTAATACGCGGTCGTTTCCGTCCGGTTATCAACGTACATATTGATATGTTAACCCAGGGTGTTAAGCAATTTCTGCAAGAACCCGATGTAGATAAGAACAATGTAATCGTTGTTACAGAGCTTACGCTGCAATCGTTAAAGGAAAGAGATGCCGATCTTAACGCCGAGATCGATGAAAAAGATTTTCTTGACCGGGTAGATATCCTTTGCTCACTGGGCCAAACGGTTTTGATCTCTAACTTTCATGAATATTATAAGCTGGTAGCTTATTTATCTAAGATCACCAAGTTAAAAATGGGAGTGGTGTTAGGCTATCCGAACCTGGAATATATTTTCTCGGAAGAACATTATCAGGATTTGCCGGGTGGTATTCTCGAATCATTTGCCACCTTGTTCAGCCGCAAAGTAAAACTATTTATCTATCCTACTTTACGCGATGGTGTGATTTGGAATTGCCTGAAATTTTCGCTGCCTTCACACCTGATCGACTTGTTCAGATATCTGATAGCCAATAATAAAATTGAGGATATCAGGCACTTTAATGAGAATAACCTGAATGTGGAGACTGATAATGTATTACAACTCATCAAGCAAGGAGCAACCGGATGGGAAGAATATGTACCAGCTGAAGTAGCAACAATGATCAAAGAACGACACTTATTTGGTTACCCTGTAGCATCTGATGAAGCTAAACAAGACCAACCTGCTGCAAATGAGGACTCTGGGGCAGTGAAGGATATTGCTTAA
- a CDS encoding DUF2490 domain-containing protein encodes MLKPPIVISVIFLLLTARSFRAHAQDSKVGTWGIATVVLPGDSSHKWGGYSELQVRTNGPLSQFQYYEAKAGVSYDINKDFTALLGTGTYHTYDYADLGSGPNTNEFRLWEQMTVNQFLYRLKFEHRYRIEQRWVNGDYRNRFRYRLNMFVPLNSTKIVAKTWFISVFDEVFFNNKAPNFERNRISAALGYQFDNSWIAQAGWINQRNYTTTQSSGKNNILLMVMYRINRKGAGQREHVPTTTD; translated from the coding sequence ATGTTGAAGCCTCCTATTGTTATTTCCGTAATTTTTTTACTGTTAACAGCCCGTTCTTTTCGTGCCCATGCCCAGGATTCTAAAGTAGGTACCTGGGGAATTGCCACGGTTGTACTTCCTGGTGATAGCAGTCACAAATGGGGTGGTTACTCCGAATTACAGGTGCGTACCAATGGGCCATTAAGTCAGTTTCAGTACTATGAGGCCAAGGCTGGTGTAAGCTACGATATCAATAAGGATTTTACAGCCTTGCTGGGCACAGGTACCTATCATACTTATGACTATGCCGATCTGGGCAGCGGTCCCAATACCAATGAATTCAGATTATGGGAGCAAATGACCGTTAATCAATTTTTGTACCGCCTTAAATTTGAACATCGTTACCGTATAGAGCAGCGCTGGGTTAACGGCGACTATCGTAATCGCTTCCGGTACAGGTTAAATATGTTTGTACCCTTAAATAGTACAAAAATTGTAGCTAAAACCTGGTTCATTTCTGTTTTTGATGAAGTGTTCTTTAACAACAAAGCCCCCAATTTTGAACGTAACCGGATATCGGCGGCATTGGGGTATCAGTTTGATAATTCATGGATAGCACAGGCTGGCTGGATCAATCAGCGTAATTATACCACTACCCAAAGCAGCGGCAAAAATAATATCCTGCTGATGGTGATGTATCGCATTAATCGTAAAGGAGCTGGGCAGCGCGAGCATGTACCAACAACAACGGATTAA
- a CDS encoding dicarboxylate/amino acid:cation symporter — translation MKRLLSNLTFQVLIAIALGIIVGLNFKQFGPTAEMISKMFISLITMLIAPIIFFTIVLGIAGMSDMKKVGRVGGKALLYFEIVTSFALIIGVTVANIIKPGAGFVNHTSIDTSKLATYQKAAEEMHWGDFLTHIIPSNAFEAFAKGDILQILFFAVLFGFGLSRMGDTGQSVIQLFDKLSKVFFNIMRIVMKVAPIGAFGGMAFTISKYGLKTLQPLAMLMGSVYLTMFLFIFAILNIICYLFKFSLWKYLVHIKEEILIVLGTSSSESALPGMMDKLEKFGCSKSVVGLVIPTGYSFNLDGTTIYLSMSVIFLAQVFHIPLSLFQEFTIIGILMITSKGAAGVTGSGFIVLTSTLAAIKVIPVEGVAILLGVDRFMSEARAITNVIGNGVATIVIAKSEKEFHPPVSEGQTLK, via the coding sequence ATGAAGCGCCTTTTATCAAACCTCACGTTCCAAGTTCTTATTGCTATTGCTTTGGGTATCATCGTCGGACTGAATTTTAAACAGTTCGGGCCAACGGCCGAAATGATCAGCAAAATGTTCATCAGTTTGATCACGATGCTGATAGCCCCCATCATATTTTTCACCATAGTGCTTGGCATAGCCGGCATGAGCGATATGAAAAAAGTTGGCCGTGTAGGCGGTAAAGCTTTGCTTTATTTTGAGATCGTAACCTCTTTTGCACTCATTATAGGAGTTACGGTAGCTAATATTATTAAACCTGGTGCAGGCTTTGTAAACCATACTTCTATTGATACCAGTAAACTAGCCACCTATCAAAAAGCCGCAGAGGAAATGCACTGGGGCGATTTTCTAACGCACATCATCCCATCCAATGCTTTTGAAGCTTTTGCCAAGGGCGATATCCTACAGATCCTGTTTTTTGCCGTGCTGTTTGGCTTTGGCCTGAGCCGCATGGGCGATACCGGGCAATCGGTTATCCAGTTGTTTGATAAACTTTCCAAAGTATTTTTTAACATCATGCGTATCGTAATGAAGGTGGCCCCCATCGGTGCTTTTGGCGGTATGGCTTTCACTATCAGCAAATACGGATTGAAAACTTTGCAGCCGCTTGCTATGCTCATGGGCTCGGTTTACCTCACTATGTTCTTGTTTATTTTTGCGATACTCAATATCATTTGCTATCTGTTTAAGTTTAGCCTGTGGAAATATCTGGTGCATATTAAGGAGGAGATCCTGATTGTTCTGGGAACTTCCTCATCCGAATCGGCACTGCCCGGTATGATGGATAAGCTCGAAAAATTCGGCTGCTCTAAATCGGTTGTGGGTTTAGTGATCCCTACGGGCTACTCCTTTAACCTGGACGGCACTACTATTTACTTGTCCATGTCGGTTATATTTTTGGCGCAGGTTTTTCATATCCCATTATCCCTTTTTCAGGAGTTTACCATTATCGGGATCCTCATGATCACCTCCAAAGGTGCGGCAGGGGTTACCGGTAGCGGATTTATAGTGCTGACCAGCACCCTGGCAGCCATCAAAGTGATTCCGGTTGAGGGAGTGGCCATTTTGCTCGGGGTAGACCGGTTTATGTCCGAAGCACGAGCTATCACCAATGTAATCGGGAACGGGGTAGCAACCATTGTAATTGCCAAAAGCGAAAAGGAATTTCATCCGCCTGTTTCGGAAGGGCAAACGTTAAAATAA
- a CDS encoding C1 family peptidase, whose translation MKKNFLSGFSALLLMLIMFGSCKKNNTENAPAANNNSSPKHGLGAVLNQKAYLATQAADLDQIRTRLIQMGYLNKLSVNSTKSLPASVILNHPAIGDQGQTGTCVSWSSGYALMGTLNNEFPIANVSNPRSGWYVYQKDHSANNDCDTDDGMYVTSGLDILQNYGVPAANLDASLGSPCQAPSSSVDASAATDKNVSSYAAISTVADIKNALSMNLPVEMGFNVYDSFETAFDNGTVYKKTSGSLLGGHAICIIGYSDAKNAVLIQNSWGTSGGDSQNPGCMWLDYSIFTQSKLGIELYVAQPK comes from the coding sequence ATGAAAAAGAACTTTTTATCAGGATTTTCTGCTTTATTATTAATGCTTATTATGTTTGGGTCGTGTAAAAAAAATAACACGGAAAACGCACCTGCTGCAAATAATAACAGCAGTCCAAAACATGGTTTAGGAGCCGTATTGAATCAAAAAGCTTATCTCGCCACGCAGGCGGCGGATTTAGATCAGATCCGTACGAGGCTCATTCAGATGGGGTATTTAAATAAGCTTAGTGTAAATAGTACTAAATCTTTGCCGGCCAGTGTAATTCTAAATCACCCTGCCATAGGCGATCAGGGGCAAACGGGTACTTGTGTATCCTGGTCGTCGGGATATGCCTTAATGGGTACCTTAAATAACGAATTTCCAATCGCCAATGTATCAAATCCCAGAAGCGGATGGTACGTGTATCAAAAAGATCACTCGGCTAATAACGATTGTGATACCGACGATGGAATGTATGTAACAAGCGGGTTGGATATTTTGCAAAATTACGGGGTGCCGGCTGCTAACCTGGATGCCAGTCTTGGGTCGCCTTGCCAGGCTCCGTCTTCCTCCGTTGATGCCAGTGCTGCTACAGACAAGAATGTGAGTAGTTATGCTGCTATTTCAACCGTTGCCGATATCAAGAACGCATTGAGTATGAACCTGCCGGTAGAAATGGGCTTTAATGTATATGATAGTTTTGAAACAGCCTTTGACAACGGTACAGTTTACAAAAAAACCAGTGGCTCACTTTTAGGAGGGCATGCCATTTGTATTATTGGGTATAGTGATGCTAAAAATGCTGTTCTTATCCAGAACTCATGGGGCACATCTGGCGGAGATTCACAAAACCCAGGTTGTATGTGGCTTGATTATAGCATATTTACACAATCAAAATTGGGTATTGAACTTTATGTAGCTCAGCCAAAATAA
- a CDS encoding DUF7683 domain-containing protein yields MGKNKQPEWLKREVQYFNKADESLAGDAELAPIELSILQNYFDADADDPIFDTYQLEPIDATFLKPYTTLEFDFEKYDYWLAAYTNNWEQTKRDKGFMGQYPLPKQ; encoded by the coding sequence ATGGGAAAGAACAAACAGCCCGAATGGTTAAAACGGGAAGTACAGTACTTTAATAAGGCCGATGAATCTTTAGCCGGAGATGCTGAGCTTGCGCCTATTGAACTGTCTATCCTTCAAAACTATTTTGATGCCGATGCCGATGATCCCATATTTGATACTTACCAATTAGAGCCCATTGATGCTACTTTTTTGAAACCATACACCACACTGGAATTTGATTTTGAAAAGTATGATTACTGGTTGGCAGCTTATACCAATAACTGGGAGCAAACCAAACGCGACAAAGGTTTCATGGGCCAATATCCACTGCCTAAGCAATAA
- a CDS encoding ABC transporter ATP-binding protein translates to MTKQPIITVNDLVKNYGDFAAVKGISFEVYEGEIFGLLGPNGAGKTTTLEIIETLRQKTSGRIIVDGFDIESDTDSIKKRIGVQLQAAGYYPNLNLSELITLFSGLYGIDKSPMEMLEKVALTDKAKAKYKDLSGGQKQRFSIATTLINNPRIIFLDEPTTGLDPQARRNLWDLIREIRDQGTTVVITTHYMDEAEVLCDRVAFVDGGYIIGIDTPDHFIDQLVASGFERKKQVKLANLEDVFINLTGKEWREG, encoded by the coding sequence ATGACAAAACAACCCATCATCACTGTAAATGACCTGGTAAAAAACTATGGCGATTTTGCAGCCGTAAAAGGCATTAGTTTTGAAGTGTATGAGGGCGAAATTTTTGGTTTGCTGGGCCCAAACGGTGCCGGTAAAACCACCACTCTCGAGATTATTGAAACCCTGCGCCAAAAAACATCAGGCCGTATTATTGTTGATGGCTTTGATATTGAAAGCGATACCGATAGTATCAAAAAACGCATCGGTGTACAATTACAGGCCGCGGGTTATTATCCCAATCTGAATCTATCGGAACTGATTACCCTGTTCTCCGGCTTATATGGTATTGATAAAAGCCCTATGGAAATGCTGGAGAAAGTAGCACTTACCGATAAGGCGAAAGCTAAATATAAAGACCTATCGGGTGGGCAAAAGCAACGCTTCTCTATTGCCACAACGCTTATTAATAATCCAAGGATCATTTTTTTGGATGAACCAACAACTGGTCTCGACCCACAGGCCCGTCGCAATTTGTGGGATCTGATCCGTGAGATCCGTGATCAGGGTACTACCGTTGTGATCACTACTCATTATATGGATGAGGCTGAGGTATTGTGCGATAGGGTGGCATTTGTTGATGGTGGTTATATCATAGGCATCGATACCCCCGATCATTTTATTGATCAATTAGTAGCGTCGGGTTTTGAACGCAAAAAACAAGTGAAACTCGCTAATCTGGAGGATGTGTTTATAAACCTCACCGGCAAAGAATGGCGGGAGGGGTAG